In the SAR324 cluster bacterium genome, CCGACACCCCTTTCCGTAAAAAAAGGAATGATGCGTCTTCCAATAGTCATGATGAGCGCGATGATGATATAAAATCCGCCATAAAGTCCAATCCGGAGGCCCTCCGGCCAGAGTCCCAGAACACCCAGATAAAACGCGATATTGCACAACAGCAATGACAATACCTTGGCCGCGGAACTGGTGTTGCGCCATTGCCGTGCTTTCAGGATGGGGTAGGAGACCGCCACCGTGAGCAGAGCAATGAACAGATTGTCAATCAGCGCGATAACTTCCAGGGGAATCATGCCGCTTAAAAAGAACACAATCCGTCCTGTGACCCACAAGGCAAACAAACCCAGCAAGGGAACGCCTCTAACAGTCTGGATGCCGGTCCAGTTTTTTATTGCCGTCAGCAGGAAGCCTGCGATGACCGCCAGGGTATAGCCAAAAATCATTTCGTGGGCATGCCAGGTCATGGAGGGAATGGTTCCTGTGGACCAACCATGACGGTAGGCGGCCATCCAGATGCCCATGGCAATCACGGCATACAGCATGGCTCCAATAAAAAAAATCCGGAATCCAAGATCCAGCAAGGGCCATTGATTCAATGAACGTGGTGTCTGAGTTTGCATATTTTCCTGAATAAAAATTATATTTCAATATTTCTGGACTTTGAACATTTCGAGGTGTCATCGGACTTTGTCCGGGAACAATTGGGAAAATACCTTGATATTTCCAAAACCGTCAAGGATCAACCCCAAAAACTCCAACGATGGGAAAATGCCTATTTTACCCGAACGTTGGATGGTTGAACGAACTCTCGCCTGGTTTGGTGGCTTTCATCGAATCGCTAAAGACTTTGAAATTCTTATTGAAACTGCCGAAAATATGGTGCGAATTGCCATGACTGTTCTGTGATGTAAATAGTGCAGATGATATAATTATCCTTTGATGAGAAGGCTACACAATATTATGGAGAACTCAGAGTTCAGTTAGAAAAATCAGGAAATCTCATTGGTCCTTTGGATATGCTTATTGCCGCGCATGCTCTGAGTGCGGATCTAATTATGGTCACAAACAATGAAAAAGAATTTAAAAGAGTGAGAGGCTTATTTGTTGAAAATTGGAGTTCATAAACCCATATTGAGCAGGTTTCTTTCAGAAAAAAATAATTCCACCTGTGCAGGTGGTTTGAAAATGAGCCGCTAAGAACGCAAAGAACACGAAAAAAAAAGGTTTTTTATATAAATGAAGTCCTCCGTGAAACCCTGATTTTCAAGTTTTCTGGTGCATATTCCCTTTTTTACTTTGTGTTCTTCGTGTACTTCGTGGCTAAAAAAGTACCTGCACAGCTCGCAATTTTCGTAGAAAAACTCTGTTTACGGGAAGGCTATGTCCGCTTTTCTTAAAAAACGAGCAAAGGGATATTTTCTTTGATTTTAGGCAGAACTTCCATGGGAATGGTGTGACTCCATGAGCGAATGATACATTTTTAAAATTGAGAAAATGATAAATCACTAAAACATCATAGCCATCTGCTCAATGTGGGTCAAAGGGATAAATTAAGGAACAAAATAGATCTTTTCCAAAAATAAACTTTTCCTTAAAAAAACGTCAATATTCAACACCCCACGTAAAGCCCCGAACTTCAGGCCGAGGTTTTACGGACACAAAACTCATTCAGGAGTTCTCTGTTTTTCAACACAAAAAAGGACTACTTCGGTAGAAATGTGTTGAAATTCTGTAGCGTGCAACTACAATTGTAGCTATAAATCACTTTTCAAGGAGGCGCACCATGGGAACTATAGCTATTCGGTTGGATGAAGAACTGATTCAAACAGCCAAATCCGTATCATCGGCAAATTTTCGCAGCTTACCGAAGCAAGTGGAATATTGGGCGTTGATGGGGAGGATCGGGGAAGAAAACCCGGAACTGAACTTTGAGGCGATCAAAGCCATCCTGCAAGGGATTGCCGACCTCAAGGAAGGAAATGTTAAACCATTCGTGTTTAACCGTCCGAGGACGCAATGAATATCACACAGACACGAACGTTTGAGCAACAAATGAAAAAACTCAGTATGACCCAGCAGGATCATCTGGAAGACATCATTTGGCAGTTACAAATCGATCCGACATCAGGAAAACAATGGAAAGGGACTTTGAACGGATATTGGTATGTTGATTATGAGGACTCTCAGGGGAAAAAATATTTGTTTTACCAGTTCACGGAAAACCAATTATGCTTGGTTGCGGTGTTTCAAATTTCCCAAAGAATTTAACATCATACGGAACCACTGCCCATGCTCTGAGTGCGGATCTAATTATGGTCACAAACAATGAAAAAGAATTTAAAAGAGTGAGAGGCTTATTTGTTGAAAATTGGAGTTCATAAAATCACAGAACAAGTCGTTTGAGTACGTAGGAATGAGGCTTAACAGATCATTATTCTTTTATTTCTTCTTGAGTCAAAATGTCTAATTCATCAAGAAGAGACCAAAGTGGCCGATCATCTTGGTTATTCAAAATGGGCAACAGATATGGTGCGAATTGCCATGATTCGCTTCACAGTCAGAAAATGTATCTAATTTGTACCTAAAGGTTTCTAATAACGCTGTTCTTCCCGCAGTTTTTTAAAATCCGACAGCACCAACGGGACTTTGCCTTTTAAAATCATGGGATGTTCCTTGATCATCAGATTGCTCTAAATCAAGCGTTCATTCATCACTGTTTGCTGATACAGTACGGTACTTGCCACGAAAAACTTCTTTGACATGCCATGCCAGGAATTCCTGAGATGGCGCATACGATTTTCGTTGAGGATACTGAATATTTTGTCCATTAAAATTCAATAACCATTCATTAAAACCTGCCGTTCCATGAGTATTCTCGGATACATGGATTTTCAGAGCAGGAGAAATCGTAAAGGCTCCCCGGTCAAATAATTTATGATGTAGCACACATAAGGCTAACCCGTTTGATTCAACAGAAGGTCCGCCAGCCTGATGCCATTTGATATGAGCCGCTTCAAGGCAAATGGATTTTCCTGATAACCGAATATCAAAACCACAAATAGCACATCGATACTGGTATGCGATCAAAATTTTTTCACGAAACTCTGGATCACGAATTAACCGGATGTCTTTTCTTGTATTTAATTCAGGCTGGATATTAATCACACTTAAAATATCTTCATGAAGGGAATCCGGAAAGTGAGCATGCAGAATTTTTTTTACCAGACTTAACATCAATTCAGGTTGGTGGACAAATATGTCATAGATCACTGTAGGCACACCGCCACAGATATTTAAATTTAGAAGCTCCTTTCTGGAAACATCACCTTTCTTGTTTGTATGAAGATTTTCTCTATGGGGGATTTCCCAGATGCCATCATTTTGGAGGTACCAAAAAGGGTATTGAACTCCCTTTGATCCATAACGGCCAAACTCATCAAGTAGTTGAGATAAATTCTGATCTATTTGTGCATATGGAATCAGTCGATCGCCACCATTCAGATAATATCCCAAGACATAAAGCAACAGTAGGGGTTTATGCGGCGCACGCTCTTCTCTTCGTTTCCAAACTGTAATATTTTCAAATAATTTTTGAATTTCAAAACTATTCATGTCAACGCCATTGAAAGGAATTCATGTCTAAACAAACACCATGTGTATTTTGTAATATCTCTCCTGAAGAAAAAATTCTGGAAAACGAGATCGCCTATGCCCGCCACGATAAATACCCTGTAAATCCTGGACACACACTGATTATTCCTGTTCGCCATATTGAAAGTTATTTTTTAGCGACTGATGGAGAAAAACAGGCATTATGGCAGATGGTTGAAGAAGCAAAAATGATGCTGGATAACCAGTTCCAACCTGATGGATACAACATTGGAATCAATGTAGGTGAACCCTCAGGACAAACGGTGATGCATCTTCATATTCATTTGATACCCCGTTATAAGGGCGATGTGGCTAATCCGCGAGGAGGAGTCCGTGGAGTCATTCCGTCCAGACAAAATTATACATGACACACCAAACACCCGGCCTGATCTTCTTCGTCATCTAGCACATCCTCCAATATTTCAGCAAGAGGCCGATGAGGGGTATATTTTTTTTCACGGGCCATTGCTTTCTCATGCTCCGCAAGAATTTGATCTTTTCTAGCCAATAATTCCAGCAGGGATTCGCCTTGAGTCCAAGTGAACGTTCTGCCATCGCTGTGTTGTTGTTCATATTCAATCGACTTTTGAAACAAGTCGGGATGTTCTTCTGAGAGCCTCACCCATTCATATTTTCTTTGGAAAAAACAGAAGTAACAGCCTGAACGAGTTCTCCAGCGATAATAATCAGGAAGACCAATGCCGCTCTCATCCAGAACCTGTTTGACATCCTCCAGGGCGTAACCATTTTTTCTTATAGGCAGGCCAATTCCCTGTTCCTGAAACTGTTTGATGAGTTGCTGTTGATCATACGCCAGATTAGGACGGTGGCTGTTGATGATTTTGAAATCTTTTGCTTTATAAGGATAAACAGGGTGAATATTGGCTTTGGTGGAAAGGTATCCATCCCGGTTCTCATCAGCGCGGATGCCAATATAACTGTACACTTCATCATCCCCGATAAATTTTTCCAGGGGTTTAATTTTCATGTTGATGGTACACCAGCGATTGTTGGGAGAAGGTAAATAACCCCGGTTCAGATCCATCCATAAGTCAAAAACATGATATTCCCCGCCATCTTTGGTGTGGTGGAGTTCCGGTTTGAGATATTCAATGTGTATTCCCAAACGGGCCTGAATACGATCCAGATATTCGTAGGTTTCTGGCAACTCCTTGCCGGTATCACAAAAAAAATACTCCAGTTGAGGAATGGTCTTGTGGAGCAGGATCGCCAGTGCGGTACTATCCTTCCCTCCTGACAGACCTAAAATATGACGGACCTTTTTAGCCATCTTCATCCTTTCAGTTTTACGATGTTTTCAGTTTTGAGAGGTGGTAGCGGGTCAAATACTTTTTCAATAAGTTTTGCGACAACGGCCATGTTCATATTAGAGTTGTCATGATTATTGAACTGTGAGGTGATTAGAATTTCTTCCGCAAGAGCATTGATTAGATATTCCTGTTCTTTTTCTATCCAGACCATTTGTTTCTGTGCTTCGCCATTGGGATAGAAGAGTTCTACTTTATAAGTTTTAAGAGAGGAATTTTTTATTTGTGATGATGTTTGCAGGACTTCAAGCTGATTGAAATGAGTTAGGATTTTATCAATGGTTGCCACAAAATGCGCTTCATCCGTATCATTCCACGATTTTGCCGGTTTATCCGCAATAATCATTAACAACGATTCCAACCAATGCTGAGGGTCTTCTATTTGATCCACAACAGCTTCAACAAACCTTTTCATGAGTTGATCAACACATCTTCCTTTGAGTTTTTCCGCCCTGGTCTGAAGATTAACCCTAAATTCAACAGGATTAAGATTAAAAGCATTCGCAATCAATTTTTGACAGCGTTCAATCAAGAACGTATATGCGTTCCCAAGTTCAGGAATAATTTGTTCCAATTTTTCACGAAGCGTTTTAGCCTGTGCTAAATCTTCCTGAAAGATTTCTAGTGGTGACAATCCACAAGCATTGGGGATGTCAACACATAATAGCTGTTTGGGCTCCGTATTGTTGAGAACCGCCTGCCTTAACGCTATTGCTTCTGGCGATAATCGTTTGGTGTTCAAGGTATAGTTTGGCAACTTCCTCACAAATTGAATCAACGGTTTGGCAATCCCAAGCAGAGTGGGGTTTCTCAGGTTTTTGTTTTTAACCGAGGCCACCCTGAAGACGCTTTCCAATTCCCTGAAGAACTCCTTGCGTAGTCCTGTAAGCCCAAAGTACTTGATAGAAAACCGCGCGGCCTGTTTATCCATTAATTTGAAATGTTCAGGTTGAAGTAACGGAATGAAACTGCCGTCATAATAAATGCCAAGATCATCAGGATGATTGAGCAGAACGGAGGTGAACAATACTGGAAGCAATCCGATTTTTACCCCATAAGGCGGACGAGATAGCTTTTCATACAATAGATCCAATGAAAGGGGATTCTGAGTCGCAGAGAGACAAAACGCTTCAATCGTTTTCCAAACATGGAAGATTCCACATTTTTCATCCGGAGTGGCAAACTTCCACTCCTCCTCCTCCAAACGATGAATTCCTGTATTTCGCAACACAGACTCATACATACTTCTTTCGGGGCCATACCCTGTTAGACCTAACTGTTCCTGAGACTCATTTTCCAGCATGGCGTTGATCAATTCCCGACTGGCTTTGATGCCCTGGGAAGTCAGTTCGCTCCGGTTGATCAATTCATTCCATAAATGAGGGCCTGCATGATATTCACGATCACAAATTATGGATAATTGAGAACTCAGGGAAGTATGATGATTGAGGCGCATCATTTCGTTTTGATACAGACAGCCTACTTGTGACAAGGACGCATCAAAGGCGTAATTCAAGGCATGATTTAATTGTTGATTGCTGATGGCCAGTCTTTGACGCACCTCTTTGCGCGCTACGCCATCGGTTTGCAATTGTGGCGACTTTGCTTCAACCTGCCTCAAGGCCACAAATTCATAACAAGTGTTTTCTAAAGATTCATATCTGTCGGTTGTGATCACAAGAACAGGTTTTCCATCGACGGTGGCTGTGGGAAAATCCTTGATCGCTTCAATTTTCCCAATCCAGTATATCACAATGCCGTCACTGTTGGGCGCATGGCATTTGATTTTTTCCAGGTTGGAATCCTTGTCAGCATAATGCCGTTCAAAATATCTCAGCGTGCCGGTTTCATAGCTATGACGTTGCGCTACTAAAGGAGAGAGCGGACAGTAACGTCCAAGAAGAGTCGCGACAGACGTCTGTTTCAGGGTTTCCAGTTGTTCTCTGGTGGCTTCTTCAATATTAAAATCGGTGCCTTCCCAAATACGGAGTTCATTGATTTGTCGGTGCCATGTCACAAATCCTTTTGTTTGCAAAGATTCAATGATTTCTTTCCATTTGCGTTGTTCCTGCGTGTTAGCGGGTTCATCACACAGGGCATCTACTGTTAATTCAGGCGTTTTGAGGATTCCAACAAGATTCAGCACACCGATGGTTTTGAGCGTCTCAATGACCTCCGGTTCCAGCAGACGTGCGTCATGGACCCTTCCTTGAATTTCCAGCCACTTTTGAAATTGGGGTTGCGAAACGATCGACATTCCAGAGGTTTCTATAAAATAATCATAAAGCTGATGAAGTTTTAACGCTGGTAACGGTCGGCCTGAATTGGGGATCGGTTGGGTTTTTAAGAATTGTATAAAAGAAAAGGGTTCATCGCTGGTTAAAAACGTAAACAGAGACCGATCATTCTGGGCATATCGTTTACAGAGTTCCGGTAGCACGATCGCGGTGAGAGGATGTAACGGATAGATGGCTTTGATCTGTTCATGATTGAGATTTTCAAAATGATCCAGGGCTGATAATTTCTCGCTCCAATGGTTGGCCCATGTTTCAATGGCGGGTGCCAAATCTCGTGCGTTTTGATGATCAATCGCATACCCGATCAAACGGATAAACTGTTCAGAAGAATCCGCAAAAGCGATGTCTTCAAACCGCCCCTGAATTTTTGTCCACTCATTTCGTTGGGTTGAGGTGAGTCGATAGGCATAATCGTTAAAGGATTGATGGAGTAAACAAAACGTAAAGATCTTGCCTTTATCTCCTGCCGTGCTGAGTTCAGCGATTTGCTGGAGTAAATAGACATCATCATGATTTTGGGTTGTGTATTCCAGGCATTTTCCTAATTCATCAATAATCAGCAACACACCTGATTGGGATGCCTGAGCAATTTTTTGCAACAAATGGAGAGCCACTGTGTTGTCAATACTTGCTCCAGTTTCAATTTGAGACAGTTGTTGTTCCAGTTCAACGTAGACATCAGGTTTTTTCTTTTTCCAGAATTGTCCCGCTCCATAACCCAATGCCCTTACAACCGCATTGCTCATGGGTTCCCTCTGAGCGGTTACTACTGCTCTGACCAAGCCTCTTTCAGGGAAATTATTTAAAAAATCGTGAATCAGTTTGGAATCGGAATTTATGGATTCCGTCACAATTTGAACAGCGTTTTTGTGGATAAGACTATCTTTGGGGGCACAAAGAGATGCCAAAAAGTGAGCAAACGCCGATTTTCCTGTACCGTACACTCCTGTCAGCGTCCAGGCTGAGGCCATCCCTGGTGTCAGAAAAGATTTGATAAACCGCTCCAGAGCTTCAATCGACTTGGAGGTCGGTGTATATCCCAAGACACTATCCACTACCTCCAGATCTCGTTCCAGATTGATAGATCGGGTATATCGCCGTCTGAGTTTGATGACCTCTGATAGATACGGCATTAGTTCCTCCTGATATGATAATATGATTCAAGAATATCGTTGGCCAACGTTTCAGGGTTTTCAGCAAATGAAAACTGAATCAATCCGGCGGTATCTGACAAAGCAATCGATGTAAATTTTTTTGATACCTGCTCAATCGCATGGTAGAGCACACTCTCGGTGAGTTTGAAAACGAGTCCGGGGCTACCAATTTCATAAAGCAGTCTGAATATGGAGATGGTACGTGTTTGTTCTTCCTGATTGGCCGCAAATTCAAGACATGCCGCCACAATGATTTCAGGTAAAAGTCCGGGTTTCTGTCCAGAATGAAACGCATAGTGATTTCCACCTGTGTGAAGAATTAAAGAAAGCTCCGCGAAGGGGCAATCCAGCGTTTCTTCACTCATCTTGTTTGGAGATTGCCTGACGTACATGCGCAACAGGCAGTTTACATCTTTGTTCAACGAGGATTCGTTGATTTTGTGATCTGGAAAATCTTTTTGAACACCTTCATTCAACATTTGGAGTAAATCCGGTTGTGTGAATTCCATTTGACGAGATCCATTAAAAATAAGGTGCCAGGCGGTTGCGTAAGATGGTGGTTTGAGAAGATTCCAGTGCAATAACCACAGGGAACCTGAATCTTCAAGAAACGGGTCCCATTTATCTTTTCCCAAAAGTGCCTCGCCAAATGGCGTGGGAAGAAACACACCCGTCGCATCATCCAGTATTTTATAAGCCTTGCACCAATAACGTATGGCTTTGACCATATTTTTGCCCACGCCCAATGTTACAGGAGCATCGTCTCTGGAAAAAATTTGAGGATCTTCACAGGCTTTGTCAAAACCTTTTTTCAGCCAGCCAAACCGGGGATGAAACGTTTCATGCCTGGCAAATACAGGTGGGATTTTTTTTAATGAATCCATAGGCCGATGCAGGGTTGATGGTATTGTCGCAGGAGTGTTTTCAAGAGTTGGAATCATGGCAAACCTTTTCAAAATATCAATCTATGGGTAAAAAGCCCCATTTAGGGATTACAAAAAAAATAAAATACCAAAGGATCGTGATGTCAGTTAACGGTAGCCCGGGGTTACGTCCCCCGGAATGAGCCGGGACGTAACCCGGCTCTACCAATCGTCCCGTGATGGTATCGTTGAGGAGATACCTGAAAATTGGTATGGTATTTATTTTGATGTCCCTTAGGGGTAGATCATCACAGGATTTTAAGTAAATTCAGTATTTCTAAGCTTGAGAGAGGCTTGCTTGAGAATATTGAGTTTTGGCGTGTTATGTCAAGATCCCTCACAGGCGCAAGGGATCTTTTGCAGTTTTTTGTATTAGAGACGAGATCAAAACAGGCGCAACATTTTGGGAAGGGACGGGCGAGGCTCAGAGCCTGACCGTTTTTTGCGTTTTGCTTTTGACGAAATAAAGACTTGGTCTTCAATGGCGTCTACTTCTTCCCGCAAATATGCCTCAAACGTATTTAGTTTCATGGTTCCTCCTTGAATGAACAGGTGTTTCTGTTCTTATCGGCAGGAAACCATCAAACTTAAGGCGAAAACCGGAAAAAAATATACCGGGAATGGTGGCCCCGGGTTCAAGACTGTTAATTTAATAAATTACCAGCGAGAAAATCCCCCTTTTCAAAGGGGGCATGGGGGATTTAAAGCTCAGAATGACATCCCCCTAACCCCCTTGAACCAAGGGGGAATTGGTGTCAGTGCCTTCACAGGGCTTAACTTAACAGACTTGAGCCATGGGTTACGTCCCGGAGGGCGACAAACTGTGGAATTACATCGGGACGTAACCCGATGCTATCGTCTTCGGAATAATAATTTACAGCAACAATTCTGGTATGTTTATTTCTGGCGAGGGCCTAAGTAGAATCTGAATACAATGCTGACGGGCACTTGCGGAGCCTGTCAGTTCCTTGCTCCATTCGTGTTCAAAGGGGTTGGTAAAAGACTCCGTTTTCAAATTCATTCAACTGGAATTCTGTGCTGTAGCCCCGTAACGACTCGGTTGCGCCAATCATAAGGAAGCCTTCTTTTTTCATGGTCCTGGCAATTTTAGAAAACAGGAGCTTCCGACTTTCGGCGTTGAAATAAATGGCGACATTCCGGCAAAGGACAAGATGGTTTTTATTTTGTTCCATAAAGCTGTCCATCAGATTGATCTGACGAAACATCACACGCTTTCGAAGCTCTTCTTTCACTTGCCAGCGCCCCTTGTCGGTCGGCGAAAAATAATTGTCACGTCGTTGCATTGACAGACCGCGCTTGATGTTAAACTCATCATAAATGCCTTCTCTTGCCGTATTCAACACACCATTCGCAATGTCTGTGCCGACCACCATAAACCGATTGACGAGGGAGGTTCTGCCGCTTTTTTTGCAAACTTCATCAATCAGCATGGCCAGTGAATACACTTCCTGTCCTGTGGAACAGGCGGCAGACCAGATATTGATTTCATGCGCACCGCGTTCCACCAGTTGAATCAGGTCTGGAATAATTTTGCGCTCCAGCGTTTTCCAGCAGGAATCATCACGAAACCAGAAGGTTTCATTGGTGGTCATCAAATCAACCAGACGGGGCCATAATTTACTATTCGCGGCAAGCAATCGGTGCAACTCCCCATAGGTTTGCGCGCCCAGTTCCTGCGCAAAGTCCGCCAGACGTGTTTCAATGAGGTAACTTTGATCCTCGTTCAGGGCCAGTCCGCAGATTTTGACCATCAATGCTCTCATCTGCGTGAATTCATCATAGGTGATTCGACTTACCATGGGATCCTGTATTTCTATGGGAGAAGGTGTGTTTGGAAACGTGACAATTAAACCTGATAGGAGGCAAGTTCCTGGATACGTGGACCAAGATCCTCCACTGATAAGACTTCATCAGCCAGTCCCAGGTCAAACACACTGCCGGGCATACCCCAGACCACCGATGTCGCGGCATCCTGGATCAGAGATATGGTGCCCTTGGGCTTGAGTTGGCGAACACCTTCCGAGCCATCCCGTCCCATACCCGTCATCACCACACTGAGGACTCTGCGTTCAAAGACTTTCGCTACAGACAGGAACAACACATCCACAGAGGGTTTACAGTTATTCACAGGAGGCTGATTATTTTCAACCAGCAGAAAATTTCCGGAAGAATTTTTTTCAAGCACCATGTGTTTGCCGCCCGGGACAATATATGCCCATCCGGGTTTAATGCTTTCATTGTTTTCTGCTTCCTTGACACGGGTCTGTCCTGCTTTATCCAGGCGTTCGGCCAAGGACAGGGTGAACATGGGAGGCATGTGCTGGACGATCAAAATCGGACAGGGAAGAGGGCTGGTAATTTTGGAAAAAACCTGATGCAGCGCATTGGGGCCACCGGTTGAGGAACCGATCACCACAAGCTGAACACGGTCAGACAGGGATCGGGCCACTGAGATATGATTCACAGGAGGTCTGATGACGGCAGGTTCCGGTCTGGAAGCTGGTGCTGGCGAGGAGGGAAAATCGAGTTTTGTACGTTCGAGGCGTTCCCTGCTCAGTCGTGCGATTTTTTTTGTCTGTACCACCTGAATGAGACGTTCCAGTTGTCCCTTGAGGACATCCATTCCTTCCTGCATGTTGGCCGCAACAGGTTTAGGAACAAAATCCAGAGCACCCAACGCAAGCGATCTCATGGTTGCCTTGGCATTGTCCATATTGAAACCGCTGATCATGATGGCTTCAATAAAGGGCATACTGCTTTTCAGATGCTTCAGCGTTTCTACGCCATCCATTTCCGGCATCATCACATCCAGCAAAACCAGATCAGGCTGAAGTGCTTCGGCTTTTCTGAGGGCGATTTGACCAGAGGCCGCCACACCAACACATTCCGCAGTGGGAATTTCAGAAACGACCCGGTTCAAAATCTGTCGAAAGGTGATACTGTCATCGACAACCAGTACTTTTACAATATCAAAATCACGCATGGGCATCACTTGTTGGAATTAGCCTTGACCACAAAACACATTTTCACCAGTTGATTGATATCCAGCAGGATGACCAGTTGTTTTTCACGCTGAATCACACCATAGACAAATTCACGTTTGATGCCTGATAAATTGGAGGGGGGAGACGTGATTTCGTCTGAATTGATATTCAATACATCCCCCATTTTATCAATGACAATGGCCATTGGATCGTGAACCTGCGTTTTGAGTTGGCTGAATTTCTGGATTCGCAAAGATTCCATTTCAGCTTCTGTTTTGAAAATAATCAGTCTGCGGTCTTCCAGAGCAGGAGTTTGCCGGTCTGAAAGAAAGAAACGCGGATCCATGATGGTCAGAATCTGTCCACGCAGGTTCATCAGTCCCAGGATATACTCCGATGATTCCGGTACAGGCGTGATATCATGAATTTTTCCAATTTCTTTGGTCAGCAGAATATCAATTCCAAAGATGGTTTTTCCAATATAGAAGGTGGCAATTTGAGGCATAAGCACGTCACTGATCGGGGGGTTATACGTATTTAATCAATTGAGAATAGATATTTTCCTTATCCAGCTTGACCAGCCATTCATTGAAACCTGCTTCCTTGCCAAGGTTGACAATATTGGCGTCATTGATGGAAGTCAGCGCAAGCACAGGCAACCTCTGCCAGTTTGGATTTGCCCTGATATTTTTTATCAGTTCCAGACCGTTCATGACAGGCATCTCAATATCACTCAACACCAGATCAAAGGTTTGTTTCGCAAGAATTTCAAGAGCTTCTTTACCATTCGTTGCTGTCACGACATGAAACCCGGCTGTTTTGAGATAGTCGGTCACAATGGTCAGAAAAAAGGGGGTGTCTTCAACCAGCAACACTTTTTTATCACTGAATTTATCCATTTTTTTCACCACCACACTTTCCGGTTCACCCATTTCCAGCACAGCGTACAAATCCAGAATCAGGGTGATTTTGCGATCAATCAGGGTTGTTCCAATGATGCCATGATGTTTGATACTGCCTTTTTCCAGATGAATATGCAGATTTTTGGTATCAAT is a window encoding:
- a CDS encoding NnrS family protein → MQTQTPRSLNQWPLLDLGFRIFFIGAMLYAVIAMGIWMAAYRHGWSTGTIPSMTWHAHEMIFGYTLAVIAGFLLTAIKNWTGIQTVRGVPLLGLFALWVTGRIVFFLSGMIPLEVIALIDNLFIALLTVAVSYPILKARQWRNTSSAAKVLSLLLCNIAFYLGVLGLWPEGLRIGLYGGFYIIIALIMTIGRRIIPFFTERGVGYPVTLKNWKWIDWSSILVFVIFWVFELIEPFSPLTAGLSAVLALVHGIRLVGWYTPGIWKKPLLWILFVAYGALVLGFVMKALTFVTGLSPFLALHAFAIGGVGLLTVGMMARVSLGHTGRNVQQPPAKISYVFFALTASFVFRVVLPLVHQELYGHWIMISQFLWILGFSGMLILYFPMLISPRTDGKSN
- a CDS encoding transposase, with the translated sequence MIFPKPSRINPKNSNDGKMPILPERWMVERTLAWFGGFHRIAKDFEILIETAENMVRIAMTVL
- a CDS encoding type II toxin-antitoxin system RelE/ParE family toxin translates to MNITQTRTFEQQMKKLSMTQQDHLEDIIWQLQIDPTSGKQWKGTLNGYWYVDYEDSQGKKYLFYQFTENQLCLVAVFQISQRI
- a CDS encoding HNH endonuclease — encoded protein: MNSFEIQKLFENITVWKRREERAPHKPLLLLYVLGYYLNGGDRLIPYAQIDQNLSQLLDEFGRYGSKGVQYPFWYLQNDGIWEIPHRENLHTNKKGDVSRKELLNLNICGGVPTVIYDIFVHQPELMLSLVKKILHAHFPDSLHEDILSVINIQPELNTRKDIRLIRDPEFREKILIAYQYRCAICGFDIRLSGKSICLEAAHIKWHQAGGPSVESNGLALCVLHHKLFDRGAFTISPALKIHVSENTHGTAGFNEWLLNFNGQNIQYPQRKSYAPSQEFLAWHVKEVFRGKYRTVSANSDE
- a CDS encoding HIT family protein, giving the protein MSKQTPCVFCNISPEEKILENEIAYARHDKYPVNPGHTLIIPVRHIESYFLATDGEKQALWQMVEEAKMMLDNQFQPDGYNIGINVGEPSGQTVMHLHIHLIPRYKGDVANPRGGVRGVIPSRQNYT
- a CDS encoding phosphoadenosine phosphosulfate reductase family protein encodes the protein MAKKVRHILGLSGGKDSTALAILLHKTIPQLEYFFCDTGKELPETYEYLDRIQARLGIHIEYLKPELHHTKDGGEYHVFDLWMDLNRGYLPSPNNRWCTINMKIKPLEKFIGDDEVYSYIGIRADENRDGYLSTKANIHPVYPYKAKDFKIINSHRPNLAYDQQQLIKQFQEQGIGLPIRKNGYALEDVKQVLDESGIGLPDYYRWRTRSGCYFCFFQRKYEWVRLSEEHPDLFQKSIEYEQQHSDGRTFTWTQGESLLELLARKDQILAEHEKAMAREKKYTPHRPLAEILEDVLDDEEDQAGCLVCHV
- a CDS encoding DUF4007 family protein, which translates into the protein MIPTLENTPATIPSTLHRPMDSLKKIPPVFARHETFHPRFGWLKKGFDKACEDPQIFSRDDAPVTLGVGKNMVKAIRYWCKAYKILDDATGVFLPTPFGEALLGKDKWDPFLEDSGSLWLLHWNLLKPPSYATAWHLIFNGSRQMEFTQPDLLQMLNEGVQKDFPDHKINESSLNKDVNCLLRMYVRQSPNKMSEETLDCPFAELSLILHTGGNHYAFHSGQKPGLLPEIIVAACLEFAANQEEQTRTISIFRLLYEIGSPGLVFKLTESVLYHAIEQVSKKFTSIALSDTAGLIQFSFAENPETLANDILESYYHIRRN
- a CDS encoding protein-glutamate O-methyltransferase CheR, giving the protein MVSRITYDEFTQMRALMVKICGLALNEDQSYLIETRLADFAQELGAQTYGELHRLLAANSKLWPRLVDLMTTNETFWFRDDSCWKTLERKIIPDLIQLVERGAHEINIWSAACSTGQEVYSLAMLIDEVCKKSGRTSLVNRFMVVGTDIANGVLNTAREGIYDEFNIKRGLSMQRRDNYFSPTDKGRWQVKEELRKRVMFRQINLMDSFMEQNKNHLVLCRNVAIYFNAESRKLLFSKIARTMKKEGFLMIGATESLRGYSTEFQLNEFENGVFYQPL